One Sparus aurata chromosome 5, fSpaAur1.1, whole genome shotgun sequence genomic window carries:
- the cox6a1 gene encoding cytochrome c oxidase subunit 6A1, mitochondrial yields MAALGRLSQALLRSSLTQSRRQLSASAHDHGEQSARTWKILTFVVALPGVAVCMLNMYLKEQSHSHEQPEFVPYSHLRIRSKRFPWGDGNKSLFHNPHVNALPDGYEGHDE; encoded by the exons ATGGCGGCTCTCGGACGGCTCTCTCAGGCGCTGCTGCGGTCTTCTCTGACCCAGAGCCGGCgtcagctctctgcttctgcCCACGATCACGGAGAGCAGTCAG CCCGGACCTGGAAGATCCTGACCTTCGTGGTGGCGCTGCCCGGTGTGGCGGTGTGCATGTTGAACATGTACCTGAAGGAGCAGAGTCACAGCCACGAGCAGCCCGAGTTTGTCCCTTACAGCCATCTTCGCATTCGCAGCAAG CGTTTCCCCTGGGGTGATGGCAACAAATCTCTCTTCCACAACCCACATGTGAACGCCCTTCCCGACGGCTATGAGGGTCACGATGAGTAA
- the LOC115581782 gene encoding uncharacterized protein LOC115581782: MNADRDFQMMRKNERAHFFSPKEQEMILKLYEEEREILTAKSNTTSASKLREEAWQRIADKINTVSDSGYKRSWQQVKVKHKNIVQTAKRRRAGMSRNEGGSATPSLTSAEEDVLQHKDSKLRVEVLPGGACIEPLTGSGSSFISVSGHPVLLLPVTKTEPDSLSSDETDVSDSHFEGDLNSSSVQERATSTYATSGGRHIERQTDDLRALYCSYLRKEMENRDQQMAFRALKMKKLEKEILLLDKQLM; this comes from the exons ATGAACGCagacagag ATTTCCAGATGATGAGAAAAAATGAGAGGGCTCATTTTTTCAGCCCCAAAGAGCAGGAAATGATTTTGAAGTTGtatgaagaggagagagagattctGACAGCCAAGTCCAACACGACCAGCGCCTCCAAACTGAGGGAGGAGGCCTGGCAGaggattgctgataaaataaacac TGTGTCGGACAGCGGCTACAAGAGGTCGTGGCAGCAGGTGAaagtcaaacacaaaaatatagtGCAAACAG CAAAAAGGAGAAGGGCCGGGATGTCGAGGAACGAAGGAGGGTCTGCAACACCGTCACTGACCTCTGCAGAGGAGGACGTGCTGCAGCACAAAGACAGCAAGCTGAGGGTGGAGGTCCTGCCTGGAGGGGCCTGTATAGAACCTCTGACTGGATCGGGCAGCTCTTTTATCAGTG TCTCAGGTCAtcccgtcctcctcctgcctgtAACAAAGACCGAACCAGACAGCTTGAGCAGTGACGAGACGGACGTCAGCGACTCTCATTTCGAAGGG GATttgaacagcagcagcgtccagGAGAGGGCCACCTCCACATACGCCACATCTGGTGGCAGACATATAGAG aggcagacagacgaCTTAAGAGCTCTTTACTGCAGCTACCTCCGAAAGGAGATGGAGAACCGCGACCAGCAGATGGCATTCAGAGCGCTCAAAATGAAGAAGTTGGAGAAAGAGATCTTGTTACTTGATAAACAGCTCATGTGA